Proteins encoded within one genomic window of Amorphoplanes friuliensis DSM 7358:
- a CDS encoding ABC transporter ATP-binding protein — MRTVSAAETAPTTHPWAVHAQGLRVRAGRHLAVDGLDLALGTGVHGLLGPNGAGKTTLMRALATVVKPAGGQLTMLGETVDGRADLRRIRRGLGYLPQAFGFYPRFTVREFVEYMAWLKEMPKTAVPGAVQRAIDRVGLTAKANARMKTLSGGMLRRAGIAQAIVNDPEVLLLDEPTVGLDPEQRLDFRELLRDLGVDSCVLVSTHLVEDVVAACTDVVLINEGKLVHQGTPDTLIAQGGQSDAGDSPAERGYSALLRRHRAEGNR, encoded by the coding sequence ATGCGTACGGTGAGTGCTGCCGAAACGGCCCCGACCACCCACCCGTGGGCGGTCCACGCCCAGGGTCTGCGAGTGCGGGCCGGTCGTCACCTGGCTGTCGACGGGCTCGATCTGGCCCTCGGGACCGGGGTGCACGGACTGCTCGGCCCGAACGGCGCCGGCAAGACCACTCTGATGCGGGCGCTGGCCACGGTGGTGAAACCGGCCGGTGGGCAGCTGACGATGCTCGGCGAGACCGTGGACGGCCGTGCCGATCTGCGCCGGATCCGCCGCGGCCTGGGTTATCTGCCGCAGGCGTTCGGGTTCTACCCGCGGTTCACGGTGCGGGAGTTCGTCGAGTACATGGCCTGGCTCAAGGAGATGCCCAAGACGGCCGTGCCGGGCGCGGTGCAGCGGGCCATCGACCGGGTCGGCCTGACGGCGAAGGCGAACGCCCGGATGAAGACGTTGTCGGGCGGCATGCTGCGCCGGGCCGGCATCGCGCAGGCCATCGTGAACGACCCGGAGGTGCTGCTGCTCGACGAGCCGACCGTCGGGCTCGACCCCGAGCAGCGGCTGGACTTCCGTGAGCTGTTGCGTGATCTCGGCGTCGACAGCTGCGTCCTGGTCTCCACCCATCTGGTCGAGGACGTGGTCGCCGCCTGCACCGACGTCGTGCTGATCAACGAGGGCAAGCTGGTCCATCAGGGCACCCCGGACACGCTCATCGCGCAGGGTGGTCAGAGCGACGCCGGGGACAGCCCGGCCGAGCGGGGCTACTCCGCCCTGCTGCGCCGGCACCGGGCGGAGGGCAACCGATGA
- a CDS encoding response regulator transcription factor, with translation MSTSPMPTTRTKVLLVDDHDLIRKGLRHAFERDRQFEVVGEAATAAEAVRQAGALQPDVVIMDLRLPDGSGLEATRALRKNNANMGIVVLTMYAGDDQLFGALEAGASAFVPKTAPADEVVAAARHAASAPSAFTAADLAEAMKRRLAPSGPQLSPREGQVLRLLADGMSVAGIAKQLFVSESTAKTHISKLYEKLGAANRAQALMTALRLGLLEAPDAPKF, from the coding sequence ATGTCGACCAGTCCGATGCCGACGACCCGCACCAAGGTGCTGCTTGTCGACGATCACGACCTGATCCGTAAGGGGCTGCGGCACGCGTTCGAGCGGGACCGGCAGTTCGAGGTCGTCGGTGAGGCCGCCACGGCCGCCGAGGCCGTCCGGCAGGCCGGCGCGCTGCAGCCCGACGTGGTCATCATGGACCTGCGCCTGCCCGACGGCAGCGGACTCGAGGCCACTCGCGCTCTCCGCAAGAACAACGCCAACATGGGCATCGTGGTCCTCACCATGTACGCGGGCGACGATCAGCTCTTCGGTGCGCTCGAGGCCGGTGCCAGCGCGTTCGTGCCGAAGACCGCGCCCGCCGACGAGGTTGTCGCCGCCGCGCGGCACGCTGCCTCCGCACCGAGCGCGTTCACCGCGGCCGATCTCGCCGAGGCGATGAAGCGGCGTCTGGCCCCGTCCGGCCCGCAGCTGTCTCCCCGTGAGGGTCAGGTCCTGCGCCTGCTCGCGGACGGCATGAGCGTCGCCGGCATCGCCAAGCAGCTGTTCGTCAGCGAGTCCACGGCCAAGACCCACATCTCGAAGCTGTACGAGAAGCTCGGTGCCGCCAACCGCGCCCAGGCGCTGATGACGGCGCTGCGGCTCGGCCTGCTCGAGGCGCCGGACGCTCCCAAGTTCTGA
- a CDS encoding DUF4395 domain-containing protein — translation MQLDPRGPRFAAGLTTVVLVVVLTTGWGWLALAQTVVFAITAADPRHGPYAFVYRFLVAPRLGPTTEREDAAPVRFAQLVGFAFLAVASIGYLSGATALGVVSAGFGLLAAFLNAAFGLCLGCEAYLAARRLSAGRA, via the coding sequence ATGCAGCTTGATCCGCGTGGGCCGCGGTTCGCCGCGGGACTGACCACCGTTGTCCTTGTTGTCGTGCTGACAACCGGCTGGGGCTGGCTCGCCCTGGCCCAGACGGTCGTCTTCGCGATCACCGCCGCCGACCCCCGGCACGGGCCGTACGCCTTCGTCTACCGGTTCCTCGTCGCGCCGCGGCTCGGGCCCACCACCGAGCGGGAGGACGCCGCACCGGTGCGTTTCGCCCAGCTCGTCGGGTTCGCCTTCCTGGCGGTCGCCTCGATCGGCTACCTGAGCGGGGCGACCGCGCTCGGCGTGGTGTCCGCCGGCTTCGGTCTGCTCGCGGCGTTCCTCAACGCGGCGTTCGGGCTGTGCCTCGGCTGCGAGGCCTACCTCGCCGCCCGCCGGCTCTCCGCCGGCCGCGCCTGA